The window TTGCAAACTAAAAAACGGGCACCGAAAAGAGGAAACTATTCAGGACCAaaactgattttttttattattttttttttttttgtaacaaaCTCAGgtacaaaaatgtaatttactcttttgtttttttataaccAAATCCACTAATGATAAATCCAATCAAATTTTCGAATATGAATATGTATTATATCTTTCTAAAAATCTTTAATTATCAGATATTTAACATATCTCCTTTTAGGTGTAAGTGTAGAAAGTAAAATGACAAATTTGCCACTGACATAACATAACACCTATTTCCCACTAACATAATCAAGGAGATGTTTGTCAAGTTCAAAATGCCTGCAAAGACGTTTCTAcaacccaaaaaaaaaataagttattcccattaaaaaatatattatataaaaataaaaaataccttTGTTATATCGGAAGCTTTAGCGACAGAATTTATCTCAGGAAAACGCGAAATTTCTTCAGCATtctcaaataaaataaaagtcgGGAGTTGATCGGGTATTCCTGTATATTTTTTCATTTCAATTAtcagattgaaaaaaaaaaagtaaacaaaCTTAACACATGTTTATATATTTCTTGCATTTTACGTTTTTAACCCTAAAATTTATAGCAAATATCACGTACCTAAAGACACCCCAAATCTTGCAGCTGTATTTGGGAAAAGCCCAAGATCAACCACTCCAAAAGATATATTTTTATTTGAGAAACtgttatacaaaaaatatatataatcagaacgatattatttatatatattttgtttaattaccacaatcaaaattatataaatatactCACGTAATTGATAGTTCAGGAAGAACACGACTCGTGCGTATACAAGTAGATGAAAACAGAGAGCGAAATTCCACctgacaaatttttttttttaaaaaatgaaaaatcaatATTCAGATTAAATAAACCAAAATATAATAACTTTTTCTGTATAAACTTTGATAACTTGTAGAATTGTGAAGCCAACCAGCCAAAATTTTGATGTGCCACCTTCGGTTAATAAAGCTTCTAATTGTAAGGGTGTTAATTGTGCTGAAGAGCCTGAAATTATATAAATTTTGGAGAAATTTGTAACACGAAACTTTAAATAAAATAAGAGCATAAGTGAATGTAAAATTGAGTGTTTACCTAGTCCTGTGTAGGGAGGTTGTTGTGTGAAGATGTATATAACTATCAATAAATCAATGAAATGAGTAATGTGTCAAGAATTTATTAAAATGaaggagaaaaaaaaaatttagaaatgaAACGTACCTAAGAATGCTAACATGAACCAGAGTGTAAGGTGATAATCCACAACTAATGAAATGCCAACAAGAAATATCTGGAAAATGTAGGGAAGATCATATGAATAGCAAGAAAATCTATAATTGTTGATGTTAGTTGAGGGAGATATGGAGATCCATGGTTCATtttgaagggtaaaatagtcattttaccttaGCAAATAACAGCATATCTGCAACAAAACCATCCCAAGTTTCTTCTTTCACCATCTGCAAAAAGCAGGAAAGTTGATTAAGTAAACTATTTATTAACAAAATAATTCATCATTAGAAAAAGTAGAGTTAACATTTTCTTCATGAACATTGTTCATCATGTCATATGCAACCTCACACTATGGATGGATTCGTATTATTTTTGCCTATATGATTGTGATCAGAAAGAAAAAGAACTTAATTTGTTAGTTGAACTCTTTCCCCTTTAGCCTTCCCATGATTTCAGAATTCAAAATCTTAAGAAGATTAGGATGTTCCCATAAGAATGTATCCCTCACTATTCCAATAGAAAGACCTACATTTTGATGTTTGATATCAAAGCTGAGGAATTTGTTGCAGAAGTAATAATAGCATTGGTCTATTCATAGTACACCTAATGGAGTTCAACGCAATTAACAATTGGAAACCAAATTAGGGGCGTATCAATTTAACAAGTTCACGGTAACATTAGATACCTTGACAGCGGTTAGTGTAACAAAAGCAAGAAGCGCTTGAAGTTCCTGTAATCAATGAAAGATATTTGCAGATCGATACATTAATAAACCTGTGTAAGTGATAAAGAGAGGCCTGAGAAAAGGAGATCGCTTACTCGGCGGAGGAGGTGTGCGGCGAATTCAGGAGAAAACAATTGAGAAGTGGAGAATCTGATGGAGAAATAAGAGAAGAAGGTGAGGAAATGGAGGAGATAATAGGGCTCCGATACCATGGCGAACAGTATGTTCATTGTTATATCGTAATACTGAGTGCGATCAACATCGGATTCACCGTTATTggtgttcttccctttcttcccCATGATTCCTAGGGTTTTCAGATAGCCGGAAGGGGGGTTTCTGCCAAATCCGCCTCTGTAAATCTCAGATCAACATTGGAGCTGGTTGCAACTTGCAAAGACTCCCAACTTCATTACACTTTACTAATGATTTTTTGA of the Lactuca sativa cultivar Salinas chromosome 6, Lsat_Salinas_v11, whole genome shotgun sequence genome contains:
- the LOC111877587 gene encoding uncharacterized protein LOC111877587 isoform X2 encodes the protein MGKKGKNTNNGESDVDRTQYYDITMNILFAMVSEPYYLLHFLTFFSYFSIRFSTSQLFSPEFAAHLLRRELQALLAFVTLTAVKMVKEETWDGFVADMLLFAKIFLVGISLVVDYHLTLWFMLAFLVIYIFTQQPPYTGLGSSAQLTPLQLEALLTEGGTSKFWLVEFRSLFSSTCIRTSRVLPELSITFSNKNISFGVVDLGLFPNTAARFGVSLGIPDQLPTFILFENAEEISRFPEINSVAKASDITKKRLCRHFELDKHLLDYVSGK
- the LOC111877587 gene encoding uncharacterized protein LOC111877587 isoform X1 produces the protein MGKKGKNTNNGESDVDRTQYYDITMNILFAMVSEPYYLLHFLTFFSYFSIRFSTSQLFSPEFAAHLLRRELQALLAFVTLTAVKMVKEETWDGFVADMLLFAKIFLVGISLVVDYHLTLWFMLAFLVIYIFTQQPPYTGLGSSAQLTPLQLEALLTEGGTSKFWLVGFTILQVEFRSLFSSTCIRTSRVLPELSITFSNKNISFGVVDLGLFPNTAARFGVSLGIPDQLPTFILFENAEEISRFPEINSVAKASDITKKRLCRHFELDKHLLDYVSGK